In Hyphomicrobiales bacterium, the sequence AGTCGAACGACCTGGCCTCGCAGCAGCCGCAGAAGCTGAAGGAATTGCAGGACCTATTTTATTCCGAGGCGAAGAAATATGATGTGCTGCCGCTCGACAATTCGACGCTCGCCCGCTTCACCACCCAGCGTCCGAGCCTCACAGCGGGACGAACGGTATTCACCTATACGGGCGGGCTGACCGGCGTGCCCGGCAGCGGCGCCCCGAGCATCCTGAACAAGTCCTATACGATCACGGCCGAGGTCACGATCCCCGACGGCGGCGCCGAGGGCGTGATCGTCACCGAGGGCGGGCGTTTCGGGGGCTATGCGCTGTTGCTGACCAAGGGAGAATTCGGTTTCGGCCGGAGCAAGCCGGTGTTCCTGTACAACCTGCTCGATCTCAAGCGGACGGTTTGGGAAGGGCCCGAGCTGGGCCCCGGCAAGCACAGCATCGTCTTCGATTTCAAATCCGACGGCCCGGGCCTGGGCAAGGGCGGGACCGGCGTCCTTTCGGTGGACGGCAAGCAAGTAGCCCGCAATTCTCTGGAACACACCACCCCGATCACCTTCCCGGAAGACGAGAGCTTCGATGTGGGTCAGGACACGCGCACCGGGGTCGCGCTTCTGGAACATCGTTACGACCCTCCGTTCAAGTTCACCGGCAAGATCGACAAGCTCACCTTCAAGCTCATACCGCTGCAATGAGCGAAGCCGCTGGTTGTCGCCTCCCGCATTCCTTGAGCCAGCAGCAAGAACGAAAGCCGGGTTCGTGGTTGCGATGAAGAACGTGCTGAAGTTCGCAGCGATCGCTGAAGCTGCGACCGGGTTGGCTTTGCTGCTCGTGCCGACATTCGTTGCCTCGCTCCTCATCGGCGAGGAGCCGGGCGGCATTGCCCTGCCGATTGCCCGCGTGGCCGGCATTGCCCTCATCGGATTGGGGGTGGCCTGCTGGCCGGGTCCCCCGCTCGTCGGCATGCTGGCCTACAGCGGAGCCGTCGCCGTATTCCTCGCCTATCTCGGCCTTACAGGCAGCTTTACGGGCACCTTTCTGTGGCCGGCAGTCGTCCTTCACCTCGTCCTGACGGCGCTGTTGGGTTTCTCCTTGAGACAAGCCCCACGCGAATAGAACGAATTGGCGATCCCTCCATTCAGAGGCCCCACAGACTGCTGTCCGTTGCCATGCAGCCCTGTTTTCGCCTGGAGCAATCACGCGACCGGGAAACCGGGGGGAACCGGCCTCGGACACGCCATCGCCCAGCGGCTGGCGGCAAACTTGGACGGTTCGATCCGGCTTCATAAGCGTGCCGGCGGTGGACTGGCGGCCGGGCCCGATCCAGAGCGCCTCTCAGAGGCGCCCTGAACGTTCGGAAGCCATCCCGTTCGCGTGCCGGAACTCACCCGGCGACAGGGCGAATTCGCGGCGGAACATGCGGTTGAAATTGGCCTGATCCAGGAAGCCCGATCGAAACGCGATCGAGCCGATCGTCGCGGCGCGATCCGTAAGCAGAAGCTTGCGGGCGTGCTGCAGCCTTGCTGTCCAGATCGCCGCGGCCACACTCTCCGGCTCGCTCTCGAAGGCGCGGTAGAGCGAGGCGCGCGAACAGCCCAAGAAAGTCGCCAGAAACGCGGCGGACAGCTCCGGATCGGTGCAGTGCCGGGCGATCAGCTGGCGGGCCGCAGCTAGCAAAGTCGACGGATTGTCCTGCCCGTCGCGCGGATTGCCGCCCGCCAGCGCCAGCCGGGCGAACTGGATGGCGATGTCGACGGCGGAACTCCGTTCATCTTGCGACAGATCCGTCGCCTCGTCCGCAAGCGTGCGCAGATGCGACGACAGAAGCCTGACGGCCCCGGCCGGGGCCAGGCGCCCGACATCCTGCGGCCCGGCGCCCCGCGTGAACATCACGCCCAGTTCCCGGTGCTTCAGCCAATGCGCCCGCACCGGCCGGGAAAAATCCGTCACATAGACATCGCCCGGCACCAGCCGCACGCGCCGATCGCCGAAGCTCACCTCGGACCGGCCGTCGAGAACGAGCCCGACATAGATCTCGGCGCCGCTGTCGGCACGGCAACGCCGTTCCGAACGCTCGACATGAATCGCCGTGGAAAAATGATCCCAGAACTCGCCCGCATTGCCGGCAACACGCCGCAGAGTGGCATGAAAGGCGTGCGCCTCCTCGTCACGGCGGTCGATCGCCATGCGCTTCAGCACGGTCTGCGACCAGAAATCGAGCCGGTCGTTCCGCCGAAGCCCGTCTGTCGAGATCTCCATCATGCCAGATCTGCACCCCCGGTCAGGATCGTCGCTGCCCCTCCGTGTCCGGCGCAGCGGATCGAATCACGCTACGGATCGGGGCATCCGGATGAGAGGCGATCGCTCGCAGGATGACAACGTGGCTTGCCTGGGAAGGCCGGACAAGCCGGTACGAGACGCTACGCCTAACGATGTCTTGCGCAGGCGACCTAGGCTTCGACCACAACCCGAGGGAGAGAAGGTCGTTGCCGAATTCGCGCTGCTTGCCCGGAGCGACATCCGCCTGGTTCAGACGGCACCTTGCCGTTGCCGCGATGCTGACGCCCCTCGCCCCATTCTTTCCGGCCCCGGCACTCGCCCAATGGGAGCGCGGCGGGGCTTTCGCGGGGACATGGTCGGTTCAGCTCACCGATGCCTTCGGACACCGCCAGAATTGCAGCATCGAGCTTTCGGGCGCGGGCAGCATCATGGGGGCCTATCGCGCCAGCCCGCGCGGATGCGGTTCCGCCCTGGTCAGCGTATCCCGCTGGCAGCCGCGGCACGGCGGCATCTCGCTGGACGACGTCTCCGGCCGGCCGCTGGTGGCGCTCCGTGCCGGCCGGGGCGGGTTTACCGGAACCGATGAGGGCGGGCGCCCGATCCGCCTGATCTCGCCCGGCGCGCCCCGCGGATACGGGTTCAGCCAGCCGTTCGACGAGCCGCTTCAGCCATCACGGGGATGCTCGGTCTATTACGGACAATCCGAGCGCTGCGCGGAAGCGCGGGACCTTGCGGCGCCGCGGCTCGCGCCGGGACAATCGGTGACGGTCAGAATCGTCTATCCGGCCAATCTGCGCCAGTTTCCGTCGCTCGGGGCGCCGTCTCTCGGGCTCATCCCCGTCGATACCTGCGCCGTCGCCGATTCCTGCGCACGGCAAGGCGATGGCGGCGAGTGGTGCCGGATCAGCTATGCCGGCCGGACCGGCTATGTGGTGAAGACCTTCGAGCGGGATGGTCGCCGGCAGATCCTCTATTCGAACGCCTGCAGGGCGGGTTGATCCGCATGAAACCGGTATTTGAACAGGACGTCCTCTTCACGTTGCGGGGGGCCGGTGCGGCGCGTCGCGGCATCTGGTTGTCGCGCTGCAGCCTTCTGGCGTTGTCGGCGGCTTTGCCGATGCTGCAGGCCGGTGCGGCCATCGCGCAACAGCGGATCGAGCGTCGCGGCGACTTTACCCAGCCCATCCGGCTGGATTTTCGCGAGTTCAACCCCGAACTCCCCCCTCTCACCCTGCCCCTTCATGTCGAGATGAGCGGACGGGTTCTCGTCAGCGACCGCAATCCAGCCATCGGCATTTGGCGTGAGACATCCCCGCTTCTGCCGGCTGGGCCTTTCCCGGCAGGCAGGCTCGAATTTGGCTTTTCGGGCGGGCAAATCCGGAATCCAGACGCGGGCGGGATCCTGCTGAGCGCCCAGGGCAGTACGGCCGTAGGCCTGACATCCCCGCAGGATGGCGGATCGATCTCGGCGACGATCAATGGGACGACGATCGAGGCCCGCGCGGGCGCGATGACCAATACGTCAGGCGGAGACGGTTCGCATGAAGGCAGTTTGCCTTTCTCGGGTGGATCGGCCGGCCCCATCATGCTCCGCCTCATGGGAAGCTCGGTCTCAACGACTTACGCCGCAATTTGGGCCACCGCCAATGGCGGCCGGGGCAGTTGGTCGAAGAAAGGGCCCGCGGCGGCCAATGGCGGCTCCGGCGGCAGCATCGGGCTAGCGCTCCAGGATAGTGGCATCGTAACGACGGGTCTCGGCGGAATCGGCATCAATGTCGTTTCACGCGGCGGAGCCGGCGGCCAGGACTGGAGCGGCGCGAACGGCGCGAACATCGCCGGCGGGGCGGGCGGCTCCGGCGGCGACGTCAATGTCGATATCCGCGGCAACAGTCTAATCCTGACCGGGGGCGAGTCCGGCCACGGCATATTCGCACGCAGCTCCGGCGGCAATGGCGGCAATGGCGGATATGGACAAAGCGGCAACGCCAGGACGGGATCGCCCGGCGGGGTTGCTGGTGACAGCGGCTCCGTGGCGGTTAGCAACTATGGGCTGATCGTCACCGCAGGCGCCTTTGCGCACGGCATCGACGCTCGCTCGGAAGGGGGCAGAGGCGGAACCGGCGGCGGTGACACCGGCATCTTCTATTCGCGAGGCGGCCGAGGCGGATCCGGTGGCTCTCAGGGAGCGGTCTCCTTGCAGAATGCCGGCGGGATTCTCACACTTGGCGATGGCGGGGTTGGCATGCTCGCGGTTGGGGCGGGCGGCGGCGCGTCGGATGGGGGAAATGCCGATAACGGGATCGTTGCCATCGGCGGCGGCGGCGGTAGCGGCGGAGATGCCGGTCTCGTCCGCGCCACCAATTTCGGCTGGATAGCGACGGTGGGCACGCTGGCGCCGGCAATGTCCTTGCAGAGCATCGGCGGCGGTGGCGGCCATGGCGGGACCGCGAGCAGCATCTTTGCGTTCGCCAGCCTGAGCATCGGCGGGAATGCCAGCGGCGGCGGACATGGCGGTGACGTGACCGCCCGCAACAGCGGACATCTCATCACGGCAGAGAACCTGTCACGCGGCATCGAAGCCCAGAGCATCGGCGGCGGCGGTGGCAATGGCGGCATCGCGACGAGCCGCGCGGCAAATGCCGGCGACGTCAGGATCGGTTCCACGCTCGGCTCGTTCAGCTTTGCGCTTGCCGTCGGCGGACGTGGCGGCGCGGGCGGCAGCGGCGGCGCCGTCACGGTGAACAATGAAGAGAGGGGCACGATCGCGACCACCGGATCCCTCTCCGATGCGATCCTGGCGCAAAGCCTCGGCGGCAGTGGTGGCATCGGCGGCAGCGCGGACGCCGCCGCCATGAACGTCGCCAGCGGACATTCGGTCTCCCTCTCGATTGCCATCGGACGTGCGGGCGGCACCGGCGGCGGTGGCGGAACGGTCAATGCGACCAATGCCGGCACGCTCATGACCTTCGGCGCCAACGCCAACGGCGTGCTCGCCCAAAGCATCGGAGGTGGAGGGGGCGCCGGCGGTAATGCCTCGGCCAGCATCGGAGCCGCAGGCGCGGGGCCTCTCGAATGGTTCCAGAATCCGGACCAGAAAACGCTATACTCGCTCAAGGCAGACGTTGCCGTGGGTGGCTCGGGCGGCAGCGGCGGCAGCGGCGGGCAAGTTACCGTCATCAATTCCGGGCGGATTTTGACGCAGGGCGACGATGCTTTTGGCGTCGCCGCGCAAAGCATCGGCGGCGGAGGGGGCGTTGCCGGCAATAGCGTGGGATTGTCGGGTGGCACCGGAACCTTGTCGCTGGAGGTGCTCGTTGGCGGCACCGGCGGCTCCGGCAACCATGGCGGCAAAGTCGCGGTGCGAAACCACGACGCGATCGAGACACAAGGCGCGCGCGCTCCCGCCATCATGGCGCAAAGCGTTGGCGGCGGCGGCGGCATCGGCGGCAACGCCAGCAGTGTTTCCAGCACGCTCTACCAGTCAATTCTGGAGGGCGTCGGCGCCTTTAACGACTGGATCTCTTTGGACCGAGCCTTTCGGAACAATACCTGGAAGGCCTGGGAGAAGACGATCAGCTTTTCGGGCACCGCGACCGTGGGCGGTAGCGGCGGATCCGGCGGTGACGGTGGCCGCGTCGACGTCGAGAACAGCGGCAGGATAACGACGCGCAAGGCAGGCTCGCCAGGCATCTTCGCCCAGAGCATCGGTGGCGGCGGCGGGACCGGGGGCGCGGCGAGCGCGACGGACGGCGAAACAACCGCGGTGACAATTCTCGGCATGCTCAATCAAGGGACGAGCCTGGCGCAGGGCGTCGTGCAGGCGTTTCGCTTCTTCAGCGTCTCCCTTGAGACGAGCATCAATGTCGGCGGCGCCGGCGGAGCCGCCGGCCATGGCGGCGCAGTACGGGTCTCGAACGCGGGGAGCATCAGCTCGGAGGGAGCGAGCTCTCCCGGAATCTTCGCTCAGAGCATCGGCGGCGGCGGCGGCCAGGCAGGTTATATCGGCGAGGATCCGGCCGACCAAACCGAGGACAACGAGGACACGGCAAAGCCGCAGGGCCTCAGCGGTCCGAAGGTCGCGGCGATCCAGAAGATTCTGGGGATCACCAGCCTGATCCCACAGGCTGGCGGCGTGTCGACCACGATCTCGGTGGGGCGTGCCGGCGGCGCCTCGGGCCATGGCGGAGAGGTATCGATCGTCAACAATGGGCGGATCGAGACATATGGTGCGAACTCCGAGGCGATCCTTGCCCAAAGCGTCGGCGGCGGCGGCGGAAATGCCAACGCCACCAAGGGCGATCTGGGCGAGACGACCGTCAACATCGGTATCGACGTCGGCGGCAAGGCTGGCAGTTCCGGCGATGGCGGCAAGGTCGTGGTCGAGCTTGAGCGAGGCGGTCTGTCGACGAGCGGCGCCTTCTCGTCCGGCGTCGTCGCGCAGAGCATCGGCGGCGGCGGCGGCAAAGCCGGAGACGTCACGTTCCGCCGGGGTGTGGGTTCGTATTTTCTGAGTGGCATCACAACCGTCGGTGGCGCGGGGGCTTCCGGCCGCGGCGGAGACGTTTCGGTGAAGGCCGACGCGAGCATCCGGACCGAGGGTGAACAGGCTCACGGAATCGTCGCGCAGAGCGTAGGCGGCGGCGGCGGCATCATCGCCATGCCGGTGGTCACGCTCGATGCGGACAAGCGACCGACCTATTCCGCCCCGGCGACTGGCAAGCTGACGCTAGCCCTTGGTACGACGGATGGGTATGGCGGCAATGGCGGCAAGGTGAGCGTCAGGGTCGTTCGCGACCTGCAGACGAGCGGAGCGAACGCCTTTGGTATTCTGGCCCAGAGCATCGGCGCCGGCGGCGGGTTGATCGGCGCGCCGGCGCTCAGCGGTCCGGCTGAGGCTTCGAAGGTCGTCCTCGGCGGGCAGCAGAATGCCGGCGGTCACGGCCGCGATGTCGATGTGCATCTCCCCGTCGGCGCCAGCCTCGCCACGCGCGGCCGGAATGCCCACGGCATCGTCGCGCAGAGCATCGGCGGCGGCGGTGGCGTCGTCGCTTTGACCGAGCGCGCCGGCGCCGTGACGGTTGGAAGCGTCGCGAATGGCAACAGCTTCGGCGATGCCGGCAATATAGGCATCTCGGTGCAGGGCGCGATCTCGACCTCCGGAGCGGGCGCAGCCGGCGTGCTGGCACAAAGCATCGGTGCGGGCGGCGGCATGACCGGCGACGCCGCCTCCGTTTCCTACAAGGGGAACATCGTTTCCGATGCGGGTTTCACCAGCGGCGGAGGCGAAGGCGGCGCCATCGACATCGGCGTCACCGGGCGGATCGCGACGACGGGCGCGAACGCCCCCGCCATCCTGGCGATGAGCCTCGGGAGCGGCGCCGTCTTCTCCGACCAGGGCATCCTGCTCAAGCGGCCGGGTGCTGCGGTCGGCAACAGCGGCCGCCGGATCACCATCGACCTCTCCTCCGGCGCACAGGTCGCCGCCTCGGGCGCGAATTCCCCCGGCATCTATGCGGTCAGCCTCGGCAATTCCGGAGCGGGCGCGGGCGGCACCTACCGGGGCGAGCCGATTACCGTCAATATCGGCGCGAATGCCGAGCTGCGCGGCGGTTCCGGCGAGTTCGGCGCCGCGATCTCGACCCATACCACGGCGCTCACCACGATCACCAACGGGGGCACCATCGCCACATTCGGCGGGCCGGCGATCCGCACGGTCAATCAGGCGCTGGTGGAGAACACCGGCACGATCGCGGGCAATGTGCTGCTCGGCGCGGGCAGCACCTTCAACAACCGCGAGGCCGGCCGGCTGCACAGCGGCGAGACGCTGAGCATCGCGACATTGAACAATGCCGGTGTCCTGAATCCGGGCGGAGAAAGCCCACTCGGCGGAACCAGCTTCACCCTGGTCCGCACCGCTCTGGACGGCTCGCTCCAGCAGACGGCCATCGGCAGATATGCCGTCGATCTCGACTACTATGACCGGAAAGGGGATTTTCTCGCGGTTGCAGCCGCCTCGCGTTTCGAAGGCGGCGTGACGCCGCTTCCGGTGCGGGCGCTTCGCGATATCCCGTTGCCGATCGCCAGCTTCGAGAGCCCCTCGACGCATTACGGCGCCGTGCTCAAAGACAGTTCTCCCGTGTTCCGATACGATCTCAAGGGATCCGATCCGCGGAACATCGCCATTGCGATGAGCGCCACCTTCGCTCCCGAGGGAATGACGCTGTCGGAGGACCAGGCGCGGAAGGCGGCCGATCTCCAGCGGCACTGGGACATGCAAGGCCCGGACGCCGCGGCGAGCCCCGCGCGCGAGGGCCTGTCGCGGATATTCGGATACCTCACGCGCATGCAGAGTGCACAGGCCTATCGCGGTGCGCTCGACGAGCTCAGCAATGATGCGACGGGCGTGCGTGGGCCGGCGATGGCCAATGAGGCCAGAGCCTTTGCCGAGAGGCTGAACAGCTGCCCGGCTTTCGTCCGCGACGATGCCAGCATGCGCGAGGTCGATTGCGTCTGGGGCCGCTCGATCGCGACGCGGATCGACCGGAGCGGTTCGGTCGACGACAGCGGCTACGGCACGAAGCAACTGACCTTGCAGGTCGGCGGGCAGAAGCAGATTGCGCCCGGCTGGTTCCTCGGCGGCTCGCTCGGCTATGGCGCGGCCCATACGACGACGAGCTACGGCGATGTCGATATCCACTCCCAGGGCGTCACCGCCGGAGCCGTCCTGAAGCGTGAAATCGGGCCGTGGCTGTTCTCGGCCTCGCTGCTCGCGGGCTACGATAACGCGGACCTCAAGCGCGACATCGTCCTGGGGAGCTACTTCGCCCGCGCCTCGGGAACCTCCCAGGCCGTGCAGCTCGGCGGCAAGCTGCGTGCCTCCTACCAGCTCGCGATCGGCAACTGGTATCTCAAGCCGATGGCCGATCTCGATCTGCATTTCGTCAAGCAATACGGCTATCGCGAGCGCGGCGCGGGCATCTTCGACCTGGCGACGCTCGATCAGAGCCAGTTCAGCGCGACGGTTTCGCCGGCCCTCGAGATCGGGAGCCGCTTCGAACTCGCCGGCCTCGTCGCCCGCGCCTATCTCAATGCCGGCGCCAGCTTCGCGAGCGGGAACGGTGGGCAGCAGAAGCAGCGCTTCGCCGTTTTGGGAGCCGGCGGCGGAATTCCCAGCTTCGAGACGGAAACGGGCATGCCTCGGGTCTACGGCAATGCGCGGGCCGGCATCGACCTCGTGACCACATCGGGCTGGGAATTGCGGGCGGAATATGGCCTGCGCGCCGCCGACGGCTATCGCGAACACAACGCCGAACTGCGGGCCGCGCTCAGGTTCTGAGAGACGTCCCGCTCCGACAGGCGATCAGATCTCGATCTCGACGCCGACCTCGACGACCTGCGTCGCCGGGATGTGGAAATGGGCGGCGGAACGCTCGGCGTTACGCTGCATGAAGGCGAAGAGCGACTCGCGCCACAGCGCCATGCCCTCGATCTCCGCGCGCGGAATCACCGTCTCGCGGCCGATATAATAGGAGAGCTCGGCCAGATCGATGCCGGGTAGCAGCCCGCGCTCGACGCCGCAGCGCAATCCGTCCGGAATGCGCGGCGTTTCCATGAAGCCGAAATGCAGGATGACGCGCGTCACGCCGGGGAGGAGCTCGACCACCTCCATGCGAGCATCGTCGGAGACACGCGGCACCTCCTCCAGCTTGCCGGTGATGAGCAGAATCCGCTCGTGCAGCGCGTGGTTGTGGCGCACGAAATGCGAGAGCGAGAGCGGGACGCCCCGCGCGGCCGAAGCGAGGAACGCGGCCGCGCCGGGCAGGCGCACCGGCGGCTTCGCGGCCAGCATGGCCAGGAAGTCCTTCTCCGGCTCGCGCTGGCGGCTGCGTGCCGCCTCCACCAGCGCAAGGCCGCGCCGCCAGGTGAGCATGATCACCACCAGTACGAGCGCCAGCACCAGCGGATACCAGCCGCCTTCGTGCAGCTTCGGCAGATTTGCGGAAAAGAAGGCGAGGTCGATTAGCAGGAAGAAGCCGTTTACCGCCGCGACCATGAGGGGGTTGTAGCCCCATTTGATCGCGATCAGGGCTGCGAGCCCGGTGGTGATCGTCATCAGCAGCGACACGGCGATGCCGTAGGCCCCGGCCAGCGCATCGGAGGAGCGGAACATGAAGACCGAGGTCAGGGTCGCCAGGCAGATCAGCCAGTTGACGATCGGGATATAGATCTGGCCCTTCTGGTCATCGGCCGTGTGCAGGATGCGCACGGCCGGGAAAAGGCCGAGCTGCACGGCCTGCCGGGTCAGCGAGAAGGCGCCGGTGATCACCGCCTGCGAGGCGATGACCGCGGCGGCCGTTGCGAAGAAGATCAGCGGATAATGCGCCCAGTCGGGAGCGAGCTGGTAGAACGGGTTCGAGAGGGCGGCCGGATTCGTCAGCAGCAGGCCACCCTGTCCGAAATAATTGAGCATCAGCGCCGGCAGCACGACCACGAACCAGGCAAGGCGGATCGGCTGCGGGCCGAAATGGCCCATATCCGCATACATCGCCTCGCCGCCGGTCACGGCCAAAAAGGTGGCCCCCAGCACCGCGAAGCCGACGAGCGGCGAGGTATGGGTGATGAAGTAGAGCGCATTGAACGGGTTGATCGCGGCCAGGATGCCCGGCGCCATCAGGATGCCGCGGATGCCGAGCAGCGCGAGGGCCAGGAACCACAGCAGCATGATCGGCCCGAACAGCCGGCCGATGAAGGCCGTGCCCTTGTTCTGGACGAGGAAGACGCAGACCAGGATCGCCGCCGTCAGCGGCACCACGGCCGGCGCCAGCATCGGCGCATCGACCTTGAGGCCCTCCACGGCGCTGAGCACCGAAATGGCCGGCGTGATGGCGCCATCGCCATAGAGCAGCGCGGCGCCGACGAGCCCGATCACCAGCACATAGGCCCGGGCCGAACCCGGTTTGGCATGACGTGCCTTGAGCAGGGCCAGCATCGCCATGATGCCGCCTTCGCCGCGATTGCCGGCGCGCAGGATCAGGAGTGCGTATTTGACCGAGATGATCAGGATCAGCGCCCACAGGATCATCGAGACGCAGCCGATGACCGCCTGCGGTTCGAGCGTCCCGCTCCCGGCGGCGGCACGGGCCGCTTCCTTCAGCGCGTAGAGCGGGCTCGTGCCGATGTCGCCATAGACGACGCCGAGGGCTCCGAGCATGGCGGCAGCCATGGGTTGGTGATGGCCGTCATGCACCCTGACATCAGCGTGGGGCTGCGACTTTACTGCCTGTGACAAAGACAGCCTCCCGTTTTTCTTTTGAATAGGGCACGAGCCCGTTGCCGCCGCAAGAGCGCAATCGCCCAAGCTCTTGGCCGGTCTTGTGAAACCGGGTCAGCCCCCCTTCCCTATCGATCGCGGGCGGAGACAGAAAAAAGGGCCCGAGGGGCCCTTTGACATCATCGGAGAACCAGATTCGATGGGTTGGAGCGGATCTATCCGGCCTCTTGGGGACGCCTCCTTTTCCCGAACGGCTTCAGGCTCCGGCAGGCATTATCGCGGCTATCTCCGACAGCAGCCTGCTCAGATCGCCGAATCTCGTCCTGTGATTGCAGATTGCCACCCGCAGACAGTGCCGTCCCCGGATCGTAGTGTCGGACAAGGCGGCAATGCCTGTTTCCTGCAGACGAAGCATGATCTCCACATTGATCCGCTTGACCTGCTCCTCGTCGCGGCCTCGCGGCGTGACGCGAAAGCAGACGATGTTGATTTCCGGCTCCGCCATCAGCTCCAGGGAGGGTTGCGCCCGGATGAGCCCGGCGAGATAGGCGGCCTGGGCGATGTTGCGGTCGATCAGCCGCCCGAATTTCACGACGCCGTGCTCCATCAGCGCCATCCAGACCTTCAGGGCGCTGAAACCACGCGTCGTCTGGAGCCCGAACTCGTAAAGCCAGTCGGCCGAGGCGATGCCGCGCGCGGTGGTCTGGAGATATTCCGGGGAAGCGGCGAAGGTGTTCCTGTGCCGCGCCCGGTCGCGGATCAGGGCGCAGCCGACCTCGAAGGGCGCGTGCAGCCATTTATGCGGATCGAGCGCGATGGAATCGGCACGCTCGATGCCTTTCACCCGCCAGGCATTCCGAGGCGCGATGGCGATCAGGGCGCCGATGCATCCGTCGACATGGAACCAGAGCTTCTCTTCGGCCGCGATGTCGGCGAGCCTGTCGAGATCGTCGACGGCGCCGGAATTGACCGTCCCGGCCGTGCCGATGAGGCAGGCCGGATGGAACCCCGCGGCACGATCCTGCGCAATCGCGGCCCGCAACGCCTCGATATCGATCCGGCCGCCGGCATCGGCCGGAACGCGGCGCAAGGC encodes:
- the kup gene encoding putative potassium transport system protein kup 3 (Evidence 3 : Putative function from multiple computational evidences); protein product: MSQAVKSQPHADVRVHDGHHQPMAAAMLGALGVVYGDIGTSPLYALKEAARAAAGSGTLEPQAVIGCVSMILWALILIISVKYALLILRAGNRGEGGIMAMLALLKARHAKPGSARAYVLVIGLVGAALLYGDGAITPAISVLSAVEGLKVDAPMLAPAVVPLTAAILVCVFLVQNKGTAFIGRLFGPIMLLWFLALALLGIRGILMAPGILAAINPFNALYFITHTSPLVGFAVLGATFLAVTGGEAMYADMGHFGPQPIRLAWFVVVLPALMLNYFGQGGLLLTNPAALSNPFYQLAPDWAHYPLIFFATAAAVIASQAVITGAFSLTRQAVQLGLFPAVRILHTADDQKGQIYIPIVNWLICLATLTSVFMFRSSDALAGAYGIAVSLLMTITTGLAALIAIKWGYNPLMVAAVNGFFLLIDLAFFSANLPKLHEGGWYPLVLALVLVVIMLTWRRGLALVEAARSRQREPEKDFLAMLAAKPPVRLPGAAAFLASAARGVPLSLSHFVRHNHALHERILLITGKLEEVPRVSDDARMEVVELLPGVTRVILHFGFMETPRIPDGLRCGVERGLLPGIDLAELSYYIGRETVIPRAEIEGMALWRESLFAFMQRNAERSAAHFHIPATQVVEVGVEIEI
- a CDS encoding Aromatic-L-amino-acid decarboxylase, with amino-acid sequence MDAAALPSKAFDPGRDAEDGTLDPPDWDVAAAIGHRIVDDAVRYLRDVRERPVWQPMPEQVEAFFRAPLPEGPTRIDQVYGMVRDTVLAYPMGNIHPRFWSWYMGAGNFTGALGDFIAAVQNSNLGGGRHAAALLDQQVVGWLRDMVGLPPSASGTLVSGGSMANLVGLTVARNAMAGIDLREHGVAALERPMRYYASDQVHSCHRKAVETLGLGNCALRRVPADAGGRIDIEALRAAIAQDRAAGFHPACLIGTAGTVNSGAVDDLDRLADIAAEEKLWFHVDGCIGALIAIAPRNAWRVKGIERADSIALDPHKWLHAPFEVGCALIRDRARHRNTFAASPEYLQTTARGIASADWLYEFGLQTTRGFSALKVWMALMEHGVVKFGRLIDRNIAQAAYLAGLIRAQPSLELMAEPEINIVCFRVTPRGRDEEQVKRINVEIMLRLQETGIAALSDTTIRGRHCLRVAICNHRTRFGDLSRLLSEIAAIMPAGA